A stretch of the Porifericola rhodea genome encodes the following:
- a CDS encoding sigma-54-dependent transcriptional regulator: MSDKPLVLIIDDDPSFCSLLQSFLSKNNYRTEVANTAKEGLRAIFENNFDLVLIDYRLPDLDGLELLKNIKKKYFHLPVIIMTNYANIRTAVDAMKLGAFEYVTKPVNPDEILLTIGNALKSADEEPVEKETDKGKPKSNKSSRSFMFVEGTSEQSQQVKKHIDLVGPTNLSVIVQGESGTGKEYVSRMIHQESERRDKPFVALDCGALSEELAGSELFGHLKGSFTGALQDKTGQFEAANGGTLFLDEIGNLSYDIQVKLLRAIQERKVRKIGSNQNVDVDVRIIVATNENLDQAVKSGDFREDLFHRLNEFQIKVPALRERKTDIIQFVNHFLNHSNQELNKEVEGLEPEVQEKLESYHWPGNIRELKNVIRRSVLLTTGNKITLDTLPPEIISPVSTELEQQTPATHVNPHNPDLKAIQEKTEKALIEETLIKVKYNKTLAAKMLNIDRKTLYNKLKRYNLD; encoded by the coding sequence ATGAGTGATAAACCTCTGGTATTAATTATAGATGACGATCCCTCTTTTTGCTCTTTACTTCAATCATTTCTGAGCAAGAACAACTATCGGACGGAAGTAGCCAACACTGCCAAAGAAGGATTGAGAGCTATTTTTGAGAATAACTTTGATCTGGTACTTATAGATTACCGCCTGCCCGACCTGGATGGTCTGGAGTTGCTTAAGAATATTAAAAAGAAATACTTCCACCTGCCAGTCATTATCATGACAAACTACGCCAACATAAGAACCGCCGTAGATGCCATGAAGCTAGGTGCTTTTGAGTATGTAACCAAGCCTGTTAACCCCGATGAGATACTTTTAACTATCGGCAATGCACTAAAATCCGCTGACGAGGAGCCTGTAGAAAAGGAAACTGATAAAGGCAAGCCTAAAAGCAATAAGTCTTCACGCTCTTTTATGTTCGTTGAAGGCACTAGTGAGCAGTCTCAGCAGGTTAAAAAACATATAGACCTGGTAGGTCCAACCAACCTCTCAGTTATTGTACAGGGAGAGAGTGGTACTGGTAAAGAGTATGTCTCTCGTATGATACACCAGGAAAGTGAAAGACGTGATAAACCTTTTGTTGCGCTAGACTGCGGTGCACTCTCCGAGGAATTAGCTGGGAGCGAGCTTTTTGGCCACCTTAAAGGCTCATTTACCGGAGCTTTGCAGGATAAAACCGGCCAGTTTGAAGCCGCAAATGGCGGCACCCTCTTTCTGGATGAAATTGGTAACCTATCTTATGATATACAGGTCAAACTGTTAAGAGCCATTCAGGAACGTAAGGTCAGGAAAATAGGTAGCAATCAGAATGTAGATGTGGATGTGCGTATTATCGTTGCTACTAATGAGAATCTTGATCAGGCTGTAAAGTCTGGTGACTTTAGAGAAGATCTCTTTCACCGACTAAACGAGTTTCAGATTAAAGTGCCTGCTTTGAGGGAGCGTAAAACAGATATTATTCAGTTTGTTAATCATTTCCTGAACCACTCCAATCAGGAGTTGAATAAAGAAGTAGAAGGGTTAGAGCCTGAAGTACAGGAAAAACTGGAAAGCTATCATTGGCCAGGTAACATTCGTGAGCTTAAAAATGTAATTCGCCGCTCAGTACTCTTAACTACCGGGAACAAAATTACCTTAGACACGCTTCCTCCTGAAATCATTAGTCCGGTAAGTACGGAACTTGAGCAGCAGACACCTGCTACCCACGTCAACCCTCACAACCCTGACCTTAAGGCAATACAGGAGAAAACCGAAAAAGCTTTGATAGAAGAAACTTTAATCAAAGTAAAATATAATAAAACGCTGGCGGCCAAAATGCTAAACATTGACCGCAAAACGCTTTATAACAAGCTAAAAAGATATAATCTGGATTAA
- a CDS encoding ATP-binding protein — translation MNRSFYLKSKVLLGFGFVLIAIMGASYVAYDSYIKLSEAVETISQPDTKLQQIDSIMYIVARSETSLQEYTISKSAAKLQKYDSQLTDIRQRVQQLKSTSVYDESELDSILSLINAKLVSMDDFIRIKERRDAFNLYDQALAQLRAGTSVKDTDSSTVRKNSSLDENGIPKKIEANKIDNEEEKKFLNRWRSRLGELFSKNKETVDTTSVAEVADSTVVDTSFANLSVDSIEQMLTKLKSEQRATEKALDRQELRYLSNNAQVMGRINELISKVKQGQQNNYQEQLAEARSILESSLSRLGFILLVALGSTFIFIYLIFSDIAKSDFLKVQLEKAKLSAEKLARVKEDFLANMSHEIRTPLTAILGFTGQLKKTKLGDEQKNYLSAVDSSSTHLLALVNDILDFSKIEAGQLKFEYQPFDIQSLVKQVNDDMRFQAEKKDLQLHWQINGEEFRYLKGDAFRLKQVLYNLISNAIKFTEEGGVIIRCKLKPMEQGLIKAQLEVVDTGIGIPAEKQSHIFEPFIQSDISDTRKYGGTGLGLSICKKIVESQGGEIALDSEVGEGSTFYVALPYEHSSQAAYEDYLRATQTVEGAHFPGSTVMAIDDDPLNTELLKLIMRKWSVTVHVAHSGEEALEALKHTKVDMVLTDLQMPGMHGEEVAQQIKSSALAHVPVVAFTARATENKRYFIEKGFSDVLLKPFQENEVYRLLEKYLKDFAVEAASDDVAEVQEVVASDSAQAEWYSLANISRFVGEDQEAMLGFLDSFTMVLSDSVAQIEQAIVEDDYETVAYHAHKLFPNVQQLQYDELAILLRRMENQAQQPAEGFNWEQSVEKAVSMGRKLLAALTERQELLKAQVS, via the coding sequence ATGAACCGCTCATTTTATTTAAAATCTAAGGTACTTCTAGGCTTCGGGTTTGTGCTGATTGCCATTATGGGAGCTTCATATGTTGCTTATGATAGCTACATCAAACTATCCGAAGCGGTAGAAACTATATCTCAGCCTGATACCAAGCTGCAGCAGATAGACAGCATTATGTATATTGTTGCCCGCTCAGAAACCAGCTTGCAGGAGTATACTATCAGTAAGAGTGCTGCCAAGCTTCAGAAGTACGATAGCCAGCTTACCGATATTCGCCAAAGAGTACAGCAACTCAAAAGCACAAGTGTGTACGACGAAAGTGAGCTGGACTCCATTTTGAGCCTGATCAATGCCAAACTGGTGAGTATGGATGATTTTATTCGAATAAAAGAGCGACGTGATGCCTTTAACCTCTATGATCAGGCACTGGCACAACTTAGAGCCGGCACCTCAGTTAAAGACACTGATTCTTCTACCGTAAGAAAGAACTCCAGTCTGGATGAAAATGGAATCCCCAAAAAAATAGAAGCTAACAAGATAGATAATGAAGAGGAGAAAAAATTTTTGAACCGATGGAGAAGTAGGCTGGGAGAGTTATTTAGCAAAAATAAAGAAACTGTAGATACCACTAGCGTAGCCGAAGTGGCAGACTCTACCGTAGTAGATACCTCTTTTGCCAATCTGAGTGTAGACTCTATAGAACAAATGCTGACTAAGCTAAAAAGTGAACAGAGAGCCACCGAAAAAGCTTTGGACAGGCAGGAGCTAAGATACCTTTCTAATAATGCCCAGGTAATGGGGCGTATTAACGAACTGATAAGCAAAGTAAAACAAGGCCAGCAGAACAATTATCAAGAGCAGTTGGCAGAGGCCCGTTCTATATTAGAAAGTTCGCTTTCCCGTCTGGGGTTTATACTGTTGGTAGCTTTGGGCAGCACTTTTATTTTTATTTACCTCATCTTTTCAGATATCGCTAAAAGCGACTTTCTAAAGGTACAGCTGGAAAAAGCGAAACTTAGTGCTGAAAAACTAGCCAGAGTTAAGGAAGATTTTCTAGCCAATATGAGTCATGAAATTCGTACTCCCCTTACCGCAATATTAGGCTTTACAGGACAGCTCAAAAAAACCAAGTTGGGAGATGAGCAGAAAAACTATTTGTCTGCTGTAGATAGCTCATCTACTCATTTGCTGGCGCTGGTCAACGATATTCTGGACTTCTCTAAAATAGAGGCTGGGCAGCTTAAGTTTGAGTATCAACCATTTGATATTCAGTCATTGGTAAAGCAGGTAAACGATGATATGCGTTTTCAGGCCGAGAAGAAAGACCTCCAGCTACATTGGCAGATTAATGGGGAAGAGTTTCGCTATCTAAAAGGTGATGCCTTCCGCCTGAAGCAGGTATTGTATAACCTGATTTCTAATGCTATTAAGTTTACAGAAGAAGGCGGGGTTATCATACGCTGTAAATTAAAGCCAATGGAGCAGGGTTTAATAAAAGCTCAACTTGAAGTCGTAGATACCGGCATAGGAATACCTGCCGAAAAGCAGTCTCATATCTTTGAACCTTTCATTCAGTCAGATATATCAGATACCCGTAAATATGGTGGTACTGGTTTAGGACTTTCTATCTGTAAAAAAATAGTAGAATCACAGGGAGGAGAAATTGCTTTGGATAGTGAGGTGGGAGAGGGCTCTACTTTTTATGTTGCTTTACCCTATGAACACTCCAGCCAGGCAGCTTATGAAGATTACCTTAGAGCCACTCAAACGGTAGAGGGCGCCCACTTCCCAGGAAGCACAGTAATGGCAATTGACGATGATCCACTGAATACCGAGCTGCTTAAGCTGATTATGAGAAAATGGTCAGTGACGGTACATGTAGCCCATAGTGGAGAAGAAGCGCTTGAGGCCTTAAAGCATACTAAAGTAGATATGGTACTTACCGATCTTCAAATGCCTGGTATGCATGGCGAAGAAGTGGCTCAACAGATTAAGTCATCTGCGCTGGCACATGTTCCGGTGGTTGCTTTCACCGCCCGAGCTACTGAAAACAAGCGATATTTTATTGAAAAAGGCTTTTCAGATGTATTGCTTAAACCCTTTCAGGAAAATGAAGTGTATCGTTTGTTAGAAAAGTACCTTAAAGATTTTGCTGTAGAAGCCGCATCAGATGATGTCGCAGAAGTTCAGGAAGTAGTAGCTTCAGATTCAGCCCAGGCAGAATGGTACTCACTAGCAAATATCAGTCGTTTTGTAGGGGAAGACCAGGAGGCTATGTTGGGCTTTTTAGATAGTTTTACGATGGTGCTTTCAGATTCTGTAGCACAAATAGAGCAGGCTATTGTTGAAGACGATTATGAGACGGTAGCATATCATGCACACAAACTTTTTCCAAATGTTCAGCAGCTACAGTACGACGAACTGGCCATACTTCTCCGAAGGATGGAAAACCAGGCACAACAGCCGGCAGAAGGCTTTAATTGGGAACAAAGTGTGGAGAAAGCCGTGAGTATGGGAAGAAAGCTTTTAGCAGCCCTTACAGAAAGACAGGAGCTGCTAAAAGCACAGGTAAGTTAA
- a CDS encoding DUF4864 domain-containing protein translates to MKRFILISTIGLVLLFVYLFVWNTVDSNTAEATSLQVNNAELAPMPQFSPREVVDMQLKAMQENNEPYKDHGIEVAYRFASPSNKEATGPLSRFVHMVHNERYRSLLNFQRYGLDDAEVLGDKALQKATLIDADGEPVVYVFQLARQQEGEFYGCWMTEGVIRL, encoded by the coding sequence ATGAAAAGGTTTATACTCATCTCTACCATTGGCCTGGTGCTACTTTTTGTCTACCTCTTCGTTTGGAATACGGTTGATAGCAATACTGCTGAGGCAACTAGCCTACAGGTAAATAACGCAGAACTGGCACCTATGCCACAATTCAGCCCCCGCGAAGTAGTTGATATGCAACTTAAAGCTATGCAGGAGAATAACGAACCTTATAAAGATCATGGAATAGAAGTAGCCTACCGCTTTGCCTCTCCCTCTAATAAAGAAGCTACCGGTCCTCTCAGTCGTTTTGTACACATGGTGCACAACGAAAGGTATCGTTCACTGCTTAATTTTCAGAGGTATGGCCTGGACGATGCCGAAGTATTAGGCGATAAAGCACTGCAGAAAGCTACACTGATTGATGCTGACGGAGAACCCGTAGTTTATGTATTTCAGTTGGCAAGGCAACAGGAAGGTGAATTTTATGGGTGTTGGATGACCGAAGGGGTCATCAGGCTTTAG
- the crcB gene encoding fluoride efflux transporter CrcB, which translates to MLSNLLLVGIGGFLGSALRFLISMMINRQFTTHFPFGTFTVNIVGSLIIGILYGLWAREILDDNASRIWIAGFCGGFTTFSTFSYDGITLINHGQLLTFFLYASASVILGLLAVFAGMALVKMP; encoded by the coding sequence ATGTTATCAAACCTTTTACTCGTAGGCATAGGCGGGTTTTTAGGCAGCGCCCTGCGGTTTCTGATTTCTATGATGATCAACCGCCAGTTTACGACACATTTTCCTTTTGGCACCTTTACTGTAAATATAGTAGGGAGCCTGATCATTGGAATACTCTACGGACTTTGGGCTCGCGAGATTCTGGATGATAATGCCAGCCGTATCTGGATTGCAGGTTTTTGTGGGGGCTTTACTACTTTTTCTACCTTCTCTTACGATGGCATTACTTTAATCAATCATGGACAGCTCCTCACCTTTTTTCTGTATGCCTCTGCCAGTGTGATATTAGGGCTTTTGGCGGTGTTTGCAGGCATGGCTTTAGTAAAGATGCCCTAA